The DNA segment TCCTATACTACAGCACACTACCAAATATCTTTAGCATTATTGTGTCCCAGTGCTAGTTCAATGCCAAACTGAAGAAATGCCAACTTTCACCTCTATAAGCAAACTTCATTGACAGTATGATATTCTCGATGAACACGCACACTGTTCAAAAAGCTTTTCAGTTGAAGTGCATTTTCTTCACGTACACTCAGTTTAGCAGCGTAGTAACCGCTTTTCTAAATAAGGTTTTGGAAGATTGGCAGCCTGCAGTATGCATTTGCACAGGGCGTGCTGTGACGTCAGGCAAGTGTACAGGTGAGTGAACATTGGCTTCAGTTCTTACCTCTGTGTGAATTCCAAGCACAGGCTCGTCTCCTTCTGGTACTGGATGTTAAAAGCAAAATGGGCAAAGAACAGCAGCTTGAAGGCCTCGTCTGGCTTCGATGCATGAAGGACTGGATGGGTGTCCACGCAGATTGTGTATGAATTAGCAGTGAGAAAAGTCCATCCTGGAAAAGAGTTGGAAGGAAGCATTATTATTCGCTTTGTCCTTCTGTTTTTATTATGTCTTTCAGTTCCACGTAAAGTCTCTTTATTCAGAGGGGTGGGTCCATCACCATTAGGTTTAGGAGGATAAGTGAAAAACGAGGAAGGGATAACGACGAAGATTGCATTGACCTATATATGATAGGCACATCGAGCCAGCAATACTCATTAAGCATTTCAATCAGCGGGAAGTATCTTTTAATAAATTGCATACATTTGTCTAATATAATAAAGATTTGCATTTCGGACAAGGTAGCACCATATAGtgcatttttcagcaatttttttaagaacTGCCCCTTTAGTCAGTCATCAGTATCTTACCTTTCACGCAGATGAAAGGACAGCTTGGCAGATCCCCCAAGTCATCGTCGCTGGCCATCTCCTTATATGAAAAATCCAATTCACATGTGCATTAGCATTAGAATCAGTCAATGGCATGTAATAAAAGAAACATGTTGCCTTAAGTCCTCAACACAGACGCCATTTCACTTAAATATGAGTTACCATTGCGTCGCACGCTAAAACACACCGCAGCAAGTCTGCTGGCTTTGAGGATAAATTTTTGTTTATGGGCAAGGTTGACATAAAACTTCCAGATTTTTCTGTTATCTCAGTACAAATCTTAGAGACGTGGGTAAAACAATCACTGCACTACTGTTATAAAAGGCAGTGCTGACTTGGTTATTGGGAGGAATAAATTAATGGGACACTTCACATTGTGCATTAACGTGCGACGactgcaaggaaataatgcaaactACATTTGTCAGTTATTACCTCTGTTAGCTTGTAGAACAGCTCTTTGTCTTCTCCGAAGATTGCGAGCAGTAGTAGTGGCATGGCTTCGTATTCAACTGCCATTGACTTCCTGTTAGTTTTGGCAGCTTCTATTTCTTGGAGACAAGACTTcacacattctttttttacttGGCTGTGTGCGTAACGAAAAACTTGCCGTCCAACAGTCTTTAGTCGGTCATCGAAAGTCTTTGCAACATTTGAGCCTAGCAAGATgtttacgtggttggtcaggtgctttgcctgaaacagaaatggccagcttcgctcaatgtctcgaatatttttggatgcattgataagctgacgttgtgatgcataagtctctgacatgagctgtgcaaccatggtctcatctggaaacgcaagcctgaactgcgacagcaagtcgtcttttttcttctcctgtgagTCAGCAGTCTCGTCAGATGGAAgctttggttgccatgccacacacccatatgagtCTCTCTGAATCTTCACTCGTTTGACACTCAAGTCCAGTTCATCGTCCGGTTCGAACTGATGTGGCTGCTCAGAGCTTGGCCTTCGTTTGTTGTTAACACAGTTTTCAAGTTTCCACAAGAGTGTCTCAATACCCGAgccaattactgccccatttagGGTGTCCTCGAATGTCTTCGGGTAATGGCTCACAATTTCAGCTGCGATGGCCCTCAAGATCTTGCGACCTGGCTTCCTGTTTATGGCAAGAATATGGTCACTCACAAGTCGTACCATTTCATTCAAGTCGCTCTTTACTGGACGCTTCCCTTCTTGGCAAGCCTTCATAAGCTGTGGTGGGAAAACCTCCCAAGGTGTAGAAAAGCTTGCACACTGTGTGCTTGTAGGCGATTGAATGTCGTTGGGAGAAAGTGACACTGGTGGGTTGGGCGTAGCCGCTGAGTGAAATCTTTCAAGAAGAATCCTTCTGCTGATGGGCATTAAAAATTGCAAATCCTCTTCAACCACATACTTCAGATGTTCCAGGAACTCTACACCACATTTCTGCAGCTTCTGGACTGTCAGCTCTACAATCTCCTTGTCCAGGGCTGGCAGCCAGTTGGAAATTCGTTGTTCAAACTCCATTGCAGCTATCTGAAACACAGTTCAAACTCCATCAAGTAATCCatgcttcaaaacaaaaacaggataaCTGCAGCGGGCAAGGTTGTACTGGATTAATGGTGTGTTGTCAAGCAAGCTGTCGAGCTCAATGCACTTGATTGGACCGTCATTACTTAAGATGTTAAAATACTGCATTCCTGGTTCATACGATGTACGAacagtttttacaagaaaaaaatgccgggCATCTTTTGACAGGATCAGCTGTATTTCCCCAAACTTTAGTTCGCCGTTCTGCCGTGACATTACAACTAGCATTTTGCACTCATACAACAGACCCCGAATAGTTGCTCGCTGTGTTGAGAAAATTTCCCCTTCATCAGAAACAACTTCCCGAACTTTGTTCTGAATTTCAGGACTGCAAAGGCTGATCATGAAAGTAGATGCATTGTCGAGAACGTCAGTACTGCTTCCTGAGTTCTTGTAAGCTTGGAAAAGCTGATGCCGCTGAGATAAAGTCAACGtcaaattcttgaaattttgacaatttctagcacatttcttgaagtagctgtgtttgctctcgcatTGCATTGTCCACAATCTGATCAGGGGACCAAACTGCATAATAAGCATTGGATAGTGAAGAAGGTAATGGTGTTTTGGCCTCAATGGAATATTTGGGAACAGAGCTGCTCTGCTTGTCATGTAATCTTCGATGATATCTTGGAGCCTCATAGCCATTGCACTTGTAACTGCTGGCGCAGTAACTAAAAGAACAATTTCTGACAGCAACAGAACCTGCTTCCAGACCTCATTCTCTGTAGACTGAACGGAACCGACTAGGAAGAGGGGAAGAAAACGAACCATATTCCAGTTCTGAATAGCATGGCCTCCAAGTGATTTCTTTACAGGAACCTCACATGGTCTGTCATTGAGGTCGCTGTGCTTAAAAGGAAAGCCACCTATACGGTTATTGAGATCCTCTAGAGAAATCCACTCACAAACTGTGACAAAATATTGTATATACAAAGAAAGGTCGAATGACACTATGCCTTCAAAAAGATCGTGTGCCAAACAAGGGGGAAGCCCTGGTGCACAAACGTCGAAATACTTCAGATCGTTGAACAAAGACCTAAACTTTACTCCCTTTTCTGCACTTAAGGAACTATCGGCTGCTAAGGTTAGGACAGCACTGTTGTAATTGTCTGGTGTTCTCAGCTCGAATACACCTGACAATGCAAGTGGAGAAAAGAGGTCTCTTCTTTCCGCCAAACAAAACCTGCAGATGTGTGTTGCATTGCTAAAGTTTTCAACAAAGCCACCAATTCCATGGCTTCCAAGATTGTCACCGAGGATTGCGCACACTGTGCCAATCAGACGTGTGCCCTTTGTAGTGACGACTGTGCCTGCTTCGAGCTTTTTCAGATCATCAATCAGGGGTGCAAATATTTTGTCTTGACCAAAGTATTTAAAGTAAGTCTCACTGCAAAGCAAGCAGAGCTTGATGGAGTCAGTTGAGCATCTCTTCCATGAATAAAGATTGCCAAGAATTAAATAAACTGCAAGCAGCTTGTGCTTCTTCTTCGCAGAACCGAGTGGGTTTACGACTTCGAAAGCATCCTGGAAAAGAATTAGCTTTAACGCTTTTGGATGATCCTTGTAAAGTAAAATAGACTTGAAAACACTGCCATCGGTGAAGTCTTTCATTACTCTGTTGGTGTTTGGTAAGAGTTCATCACACTGCTTAACCACAGCTTCATTTTCTAGCATGGCCTCCAGTGTTTTTAATACTGGCACGTAATAGAATGTTGCATCcctatttcttttgtttcttcccaGTAGTATTGTAACAGGCTCCACAAAGAGAAAGCGTTTCTTGAAATGTAAGTTACGGGTGTGCTTACTGCGGAACACACCACCCGGATCTCTGTGAACAGCTAAGACAAGATCTGCTTCAAAAGCTTCGTCGATTATCTTGTCAACTTCTTCACTGCACACAACATGTTTGAGCCTAGCTTTAAGAATGGAAGTCATCATCGAAACATTAGCGGTCTGAATGTCATATATAGCCTCTGCTATCAGCTGCACAGTGGATGAAGGAACGTGACGCTCTGACAGCAATCTCAGGTATAGATGAGCGAAAGCATCAGTAACATCGTCACTGCATGTTTCCTGGCAGTCTCTGGGGGAACCTTCATGAGTACTTGCAATTGGAGCTTCTTCAAGCTCGTTGTCCCAGGAGTTCTCAGCAGACTGAATATTTCCTTTGACAGCTTCTGAAGCAATTGCACTGACCATAGTTTGAACCTGCGATTGTGGAGCTGAGTTTGTGGCCTTTACGTGGTAGCGTGAAAGGTGGGAGGAGAAAGAAGCCTTGTTCTTGTACGCTTTGCTGCAGTTCTGAAATGGGCACTTCACCTCTGTCCCTTCTGTAATGTGACATTTCAAGTGTGCCACAAGAGATTTATAATCTTTGCAGAGCTGAATGcaggcatccacagagcacacgaaGTCACATCTTTGAACAGTTATAGCACTGCGGCTTTCGCCTTCTGCACGTCGTGCTTGTCCGTGTTCATGGCATATGTGGCTGTACACGCTGCCGACTTTACGGAACGTCTTGCAACAACTTCGAAAAGGGCACTTGACGCGGAACTGGTTCACATTTTTGTGCAAAGCGATGTGCTTGTAGAAGGAAGAGAGGGACGAAGTAATGTTGCTGCATATGCTGCAGGAGTACATCGCTGAAAAAACCAGAATggaaataattaaatttttatcCACATAACTTTAAGATTGTTAGCTATACAAGGATAGAAACTGGGAGAGTATGGGAGATGTGCACTTAACCTGCGCCACTAGTTCTTGCCGCCACAGCAGGAAGTAAGCCACCTTTCTTATTTTTCGGCTTTAACGCGTCGCCTTAATTGTACATTTTTTGTCGATCGTGATGCTCATCCTTCCTGCGCTACCACGATTGTACATACGTTAGATAAAAATTGCCTTGAGCTCAGTAtgatcaatcattaattgggAGACGCCTCGCATGCTGACTTTCAACCAATTAGTATAGCAGCACCGTAGATACTAATTTGTACTGTGAACAGCATGCATTTGAATACATAAGCTTGAACACACCTGTACTGAACATGGTAgaagtcgttttctttttttatactgaaaCCCAAACAGTGCCTTACATAGGAGCTGTTATTTAGGCTTGTTCTCTGATATATGCATCTGTCACGCAAAGTAAATGAATGATCAGTGTTAGCTAGTCCACGTTGTACTTCTATCGTCGCATTTGCTTTGAATACCGCAGCCATGCACTAGTGCGTGATGATTGCGGTTTTATTTTGGCTTAGTTACAGGCTCTCTTGACTGAGCTGCAGCGTGATTGCGGATGCCTTAAGTTAGTATCTACTACTTTACAAAGGCCGGGAGCCTTCCGCTCAGGTTGTGAATGCATTTCTGCCAGTTTTatagcgcgaaagcactaatccggaggttcctaCCCCAAGAAAATTCTGCTCTTGCTTACTTGTGAAGCAGCTGCATAGCAGCAGCTGCATAGGAACACTATAACAGTTAGCCAAGCATAGTGATGACACTGTGCCTATACATGATAGCCATAACCAGGGTCAACCATGACCCGAACATGAGTTAACTTGGAATTTGGTGCCCGGGCCACCGCCAAATTTCAGCATGGTTCACCCAAAAATTGACCTCAGCCAAACTGGACCAAAACTGATTATAAGTAATCAGTTTTATTCAATACAAGTATATTTAGTCCTCTGCAATGTCCAGTTcaagtactgttaatttgattACGTTCGGAGAATTTTGGTTATTTAAGTCACTAATTACTCTTCACTAATTAGCGGTCACTAGTCAGGTACTACTAACTGTTAAATTATTATGTCAAGTTCAAGTACTGTTGATTTGGTGGATTTTCTGGTAATTTAATTCCCTAATTGCTTTTGACTAATGAAGGGTCACTTATCAGAGGTCACCATTTCTCCTTTACTACCTCCAGGTCAAATACCGTTTGTCTGATTACATTCGGAGCATTTCTAGCCATTTTATTCACTAATTGTTTATCGCTAATTaagggtcggtaattaagtgtcagtatttagtcctttactacctcgagttcaggtagtgttcatttcattgtaatttaagcatgctgtcaagcatctacgccgtttgcaaTTCTGCGCCAGCCTCCGAAGAGAACTGACACGTGCGGGTGACCGACGACCCGTTCCCCGCATAACATGCATCTCACCGTCCAGAACTGTCCGTAATACGTGATATAGTCCAATATGGTAGTCTCATTAGCCGACAAACAGATCAAACAGCATATTCAACATTAAAATTTTCCGATTATAtttcacagccatagcaaaagccatgtggaatctatttgacgcttatgccgatacagcggcggcgaccaggccgccgagcctactgaggcgaagacatgctccaccgcaatacacgggggagcgcaggccgcgtagcaaccgcaaagctggaaacgaacgatccacctccgggtcgacgttgcttgtcgacagctagGCAAGGGCCAAGACCGTAGCTTTGTTTACTCGAGAAAGTTCGCGTACGCATGCAGAGTCTGAACACTCG comes from the Amblyomma americanum isolate KBUSLIRL-KWMA chromosome 1, ASM5285725v1, whole genome shotgun sequence genome and includes:
- the LOC144126178 gene encoding uncharacterized protein LOC144126178; translated protein: MEFEQRISNWLPALDKEIVELTVQKLQKCGVEFLEHLKYVVEEDLQFLMPISRRILLERFHSAATPNPPVSLSPNDIQSPTSTQCASFSTPWEVFPPQLMKACQEGKRPVKSDLNEMVRLVSDHILAINRKPGRKILRAIAAEIVSHYPKTFEDTLNGAVIGSGIETLLWKLENCVNNKRRPSSEQPHQFEPDDELDLSVKRVKIQRDSYGCVAWQPKLPSDETADSQEKKKDDLLSQFRLAFPDETMVAQLMSETYASQRQLINASKNIRDIERSWPFLFQAKHLTNHVNILLGSNVAKTFDDRLKTVGRQVFRYAHSQVKKECVKSCLQEIEAAKTNRKSMAVEYEAMPLLLLAIFGEDKELFYKLTEEMASDDDLGDLPSCPFICVKGWTFLTANSYTICVDTHPVLHASKPDEAFKLLFFAHFAFNIQYQKETSLCLEFTQRAIAGINPARGTKVQKNGGKQHCLSPRVAALVTALKD